TGAGCGCGCGGATGATCTCCGCACGCTGGCCGTCCAGGCCGCCGAGGAAGGTGTCCAGCTCGGTGAGCAGGGACTTGACCCGGTTCTCCCGGCCCTCCAAGGCCTTGTTCAACTCCACGGTGATCGTCTTGAGCTGGGCCACCCCGCCGCCGTTGAGCAGCGCCGAGAGCGCCGACAGCACCTCTTCGATCTCCGGGTTGCGGCCGCTGCGGGACAGCGGGATCCGGTCGCCGTCGGACAGCCTGCCGACCGGTGAGATGCCGGTCGGGGCGGACAGCGCCACGTACTTCTCGCCCAGCATGCTGGTCTGCCGCAGTTCGGCTATCGCGTTCCCGGGCAGCTTCACCGAATCGGCGACCCGCAGCCGGACCCGGGCGTGCCAGCCGACCAGCTGCACCTTCTCGACGGAGCCCACCGTGACGTTGTTGACCTTCACTGCCGACTGGGGCACCAGATCGAGGACGTCCCTGAATTCGACCGTGACCCGGTAGGCGTCGCCGTCGGCGGCCGCGCCTCCCGGCAGCTGGACGTCGTACAGGCCGTTGAACTCGCAGCCGGTGAGAAGTACCGAACCGACAGCCGCCCATGCGGCCACCGCCCCGGCCTTGCGCCGTACGCTCATGCCCGGGCCTCCAGGATTCCGCCGAGCGTCCTGTCGACCGAACCCGTGCCCGACACCGGCTTGGCCGACGGCAGTTTCGGCAGGGATTCGAACAGCTTCGTCAGTTCACCGCAGTCGGGGTTCTTTCCTCCGGCGTCCCCGGTCGTCTTGAGCAGGGAACACAGCAGCGCGGCCGGGTCCTGCGGGGTGTCCGGGTTGTTGCGGGTGTCCAGGGTGCCGGAGGACGGGTTGTAGGCGTTCTGCAGATTCGAAAGGCCGGTGGGGGTGACCTCCATCAGCTCCGCGAGCGCGGCGCGCTGGGTGACCAGCACCTTGGTGACCTTGCTGAGGCCCTTCACATCCGCTGTCAGCGCCTTCTTGTTCTTCTTCACGAAATCGGCCACGTCCGCGAGCGCCGGCCCCAGATGCCGCAGTGCCGCGGCGAGGTCCTTGCGTTCCCCGGCGAGCTGGTCGGCCACCTTGGCGAGGCTGTCGTTGAACGACCGGACACTGGTGTCGTCGGACGCCAGCGCGGCGGTGAACACCTGCAGATTCCGGATGGTGCCGAACAGGTCCTTCCGGCCGTCGGAGAGGGTGGTGACCGCCAGCGACAGGTCCTCGACCGTCTGGTTCAGCTGCTGACCCTGGCCCTGGAGGTTGTCCGCGCTCACGCCGAGCAGCCGGGACAGCGAACCGTCCGCGTTCGCGCCGCGCGGGCCGAACGCTTCGGCCGTCGTATGCAGACTGTCGAAGATCCGGTCCAGTTCGACCGGTACGGCCGTGCGGCTCTCGGGGATGACAGCGCCGTCCCGCATCGCCGGCCCCTTCCGGTACACCGGCAGCAGCTGGACGTAACGGTCGCTGACGACCGAGGAGTTGATGATGGCCGCCTGGGCATCGGCCGGGATTCTGCGGCCGGACTCGTACTCCAGCTCCACCCGCACCCGCTTGCCCTGCGGCGTGATCTTCTTGACCTCGCCGATACGGACACCGAGAACCCGTACGTCCGAGCCGGGATAGATGCCGACGGTGCGCGGGAAGTACGCCGTGACGCGGACCGGCGAGGTTCGTGGCCAGAGCACGAGGGCCGTGCCGGCGACGAGTGCCAGCGCGACGACGAGTGCCAGGCAGCGCGCGAGACGTCCCTTCGGCACCAGCCTGTTCGGCAGGAAGCGCCCCTTCGGCAGGAAGCGGCCGTTCATTGTGAGCCTCCAGTCCGCGGAGCCACCGGAGTGGGTGCGACCAGGTTCTGGATGTAGCTGTCGAACCAACGGCCGTTGCCGAGGGTGTTCGTGAAGACGCGCACATAGGGAGCGAGCAGCTTCACGCTCCGGTCGAGGCTCGCCTGATTGCGTTCGAGCATGGTGACCACCGAGTTCAGGCCCTTGAGCGCCGGGCCGATCTCCTTGCGGTTGTCCGCGACCAGGCCGGAGAGCTGGATGCCGAGTGCGGCTGAGCTCTTGAGCAGCGTGTGGATGGCTTCGCGCCGCCTGGAGATCTCCTTGAACAGCTTGTCGCCGTCCTTGATCAGAACGCCGAGGTCGCCGGAGCGGTCGGAGAGCACTCCGGTGACTCCGTTGGCGTGGTCGAGCAGTTCACGCAGGGCCTCGTCGCGCGAGGCCACCGTCCGGGAGATCTTCGAGAGACCCTTGATGGACGCCCGGACCTCGGAGGGTGAGTCCTCGAAGGTGGTGGAGATGGTGTCCAGGGCGGTCGCCAGCCGGGCCGTGTCGACCTTCTCCGTGGTCGTGGTCAGTTCGCTGAATGCCGCCACGACGTCGTACGCCGGTACTGTCCGGTTCAGCGGGATCTCGCTGCCCGGCCGCAGTTGGCCCGTTCCCTTCGGCTGCAGTGCGAGGTACTTCGAGCCCAGGATCGTCTTGATCCGGATGGCCGCTCCGGTCCTGGTGCCGAACTCCGGGTCGCCCTTGACCCGGAAGGTCACCTTCACATGGTCGCCGTCCAGATCGACCTCATCGACCTTGCCGACCTTGACCCCGGCGATCCGCACCTCGTCGCCGGGCTTGAGGCCGCCCGCTTCGGAGAACGCCGCGCTGTACGTGTCACCGTTGCCGATCACCGGGAGGCTGTCGGCATTGAACGCGGCCGCTGCCAGCAGCGCGAGCGTGGAGACGCCGACAGCCCCGATCACCACCGGATTGCGTTCACGGAAGGGAATCATGCGCACCTCGCCCGGGCGACGTGAAGCTCGGGAGTGACGACCTGCCGGGTCTTCGGCAGCACGATCCGGCCGTCGAAGTCACACAGGTAGAAGTTGAACCAGGAGCCGTACGAGGCCGTCCCGGTCAGCTTGTTGAGCTTGCTCGGCAGCCGCTTCAGCACGCCCTCCACGGTCTTCTCGTTGTCGTTCAGCGTTCCGGTGAGGTCTCTCAGCCCGGCGATGTCGTCCCGCAACGGCGGACGGGCGTCCTCGAGCAGACCCGAGGTGGCGTCGGTCAGGGCGCCGATGTTCACCAGCGATTCGCCGATGGGCTTGCGGTCGGCGGACAGCCCGGAGATCACCCGCTGCAACTGCTTGAGCAGGGCGGAGAAGCGGGCGCCGCGCTTGTCCACGGTCTTCAGCACCTCGTTGAGGTTGTCGATCACGGACCCGATCAACTTGTCGCGGCCGGCGAGTGTGCTGGTCAGCGACGCCGTGTGGGCGAGCAGGCTGTTGACCGTCCCGCCCTCGCCCTGCAGCGTCTTGATGATCTCGGTGGCGAGCTGGTTGACGTCCTTCGGGCTCAGCGCCGCGAACAGCGGCTTGAAACCGCCGAGCAGCGCATTGAGATCGAGCGCGGGCTGGGTCCTGGACAGCGGGATCCGGCCACCGGGCTTCAGCCGCGTACCGCTGCCGGCGCCTTCCGTCAGCGCTATGTACCGCTGCCCCACCAGGCTCCGGTAGCGGATGACGGCGCCGGTGGTGGTGAGCAGCGGGCGGTCGTCGGTGACGCTGAAGGTGACCTCGGCCAGCGTCCGGTCCTTGATCGCCACCTGCTGGACTTCTCCGACCCGCACGCCGGCCACCCTGATGTCGTCGCCCTCCTCCAGGCTGGTGACATCGCTGAACACCGCGCGGTACGTGTGCTCGGGGGCGAAGGAGATATTGACGATCGTCGCCGCGAGCAGCGTCGTCGCCAGCACTGTCACCACGGCGAAGAGAATGAACTTGACCAGCGGCGCCGCGGTTTCTGTGGCTCGGCTCACCTTCATGCGACACTCACCGCCGTTCCGCGTGCCATCGGACCGAACAGCAGCGTGGCGACCGCCGGTACCCGGTCGGCGGGAACTCCCATGACCGGGGCCACCAGTGAGCCGATGGCCCGCTGCTCGGCCTCCGTGGCGGACACATTGGCCCCGCCGGGCAGCGCACCGCCCGAGTGCGTCCCCGACGTACCGTCATTGAGCTTGACGTCCGGTGCGGGCACTTGGGGGTGGGGCAGACCTCTGCAATCAGGTCCTGAGCGCTCTGCATAGCGCGGTTCCTCGCCGGGTCGGTACGCGGATCGTGGGCGGACGAATTCGAGCGTGATGCGCATCTCCCCGCCTCTGAAGGCCTTTTCGGATGCCGCCTCCTGTTTCACCAGGCCGTCCAGGAGACAGGGGTACTCCGGCGCGTAGCGGGCGAACAGCGCCAGCGTGGGACGGGAGACGCGCCCAAGAGTGATCAGCCGGTCGCCGTTCTCGTCGAGGAAGGCGTCGGCGGTACCGGCGGTGGTGGCGGTCGCCGTGAGCGCGGAGGCCAGCTGGTCCTGCCGCTCGACGAGGGTGCGGCTCGTGGTGACGGAGTTCCGCAGGACGCGCATCAGATCGGGTGCCGCGTCGCCGTACACCTCGGCCACGTCGGCGAACCGTGAAATGTCTTCCTTCAGGGAAGGCATATGCGGATTGAGCTTCTTCAGATAGCGCTCCAGACGGGTGAGGTTGGCACCGATCCGGTCGCCCCGCCCTTCGAGAGCGGTGGAGAACGCGGACAGCGTGGCGTTGAGATCCGCCGGTCGCACGGTCCGCAGCAGCGGCAGCAGATCGTTCAGCAGCTGCTGCACCTCCATACCGGCCTTGGTGCGGTCCTGGGTGATCACGTCACCCGCCCGGATGTGCCGGGCAAAGGACCCGCGGGGAGGTGTCAGATCGACGAACTTCTCGCCGAACAGCGTCTTGGGCAGCAGCCGGGCCCGCACATCGGCCGGGATACGGGAGACGTGCTCCGGCTTGAGGGCGATGTCGAGAGTCGCCTTCTCGCCGTCGGCCCGCACTTCGCGCACCTCGCCGACCAGCAGCCCGCGCAGTTTGACGTCTGCCCGTGGATCCAGCTGGTTGCCCAGGGTGTCGGCCTCCAGCGTGATCCGTACGACGGAGGTGAACGCCTGTTGATAGACGGCGACGGACAGCGACAGCAGAAGGGCGATGACGGCGATGAAGACGATGCCGTACAGGCGCAGTCGTGCGCCGCGCGTCGGGACGAGTCCTGGAATTCGCATCGGCGCTACCCCGCAATCCGTACGGTCGTGTTGGCGCCCCAGATCGCCAGACTGAGGAAGAAGTCCAGAAGGTTGATGGCGACGATGGACGTCCGCACGGCGCGCCCGACCGCGACCCCGACGCCTGCCGGGCCGCCGCTCGCGTAGTAGCCGTAGTAGCAGTGCACCAGGATGATCACGACGGCGAAGACGATCACCTTGCCGAACGACCACAACACGTCGACCGGCGGCAGATACTGCTGGAAGTAGTGGTCGTAGGTGCCCGCGGACTGCCCGTAGTAGCCGGTGGTGATGGTGCGTGCCGCGAAGTACGAGGACAACAGCCCGATCACGTACAGCGGGATGACGGCGACGAAACCGGCGATCATCCGGGTGGTCACCAGGAACGGCAGCGAGGGAACGCCCATCACCTCGAGGGCATCGGTCTCCTCGCTGATCCGCATCGCGCCGAGCTGGGCGGTGAACCCTGCCCCGACCGTCGCGGACAGGGCGAGGCCGGCCACCAGCGGGGCGATCTCACGGGTGTTGAAGTACGCCGACAGGAACGCCACGAAGTTGGATGTGCCCAGCTGGTTGAGCGCCGCGTACCCCTGCAGGCCGACCTCGGTGCCGGTGAAGAAGGACAGGAAGGCGATGACGCCGACGGTGCCGCCGACCACCGCCAGCGCGCCGCGGCCGAAGCTCACCTCGGCCAGCAGCCGCAGGATCTCCTTCTTGTAGCGGCGTAGGGTACGGCCGGTCCAGGCCAGCGAGCGCCCGTAGAAGGACAGTTGGGTGCCGAGCTCCTCCAGGGAGCGGAGCGGAAGCCCCACGAATCGACTGATGAGCGCCACGGTCAGCCCCTCTGCGGAACGATTTGGAAGTACACCGCGGTCATCACGAAGTTCGTCACGAAGAGCAACATGAAGGTGATCACCACCGACTGGTTCACCGCGTCGCCGACGCCCTTCGGGCCGCCCTTGGCGGTCAGTCCCTTGTACGAGGCCACGATGGCGGCGATGGCGCCGAACACCAGCGCCTTCAGCTCGGCCGCCCACAGATCCGACAGCTGGGCGAGGGTGGTGAAGGAGGCGAGATACGCGCCCGGAGTGCCGTTCTGCAGGATGACGTTGAAGAAGTAGCCGCCGGCCACACCGACGACCGACACCAGTCCGTTGAGCAGCACCGCCACCACCATCGTGGCCAGCACTCTCGGCACGACCAGCCGGTGGATCGGGTCGATGCCGAGCACCTGCATGGCGTCGATCTCCTCGCGGATCTTGCGCGCCCCGAGATCCGCGCAGATCGCCGTGCCTCCCGCACCCGCGATCAGCAGGGCGGTGACGATCGGGGAGGCCTCCCGCAGCACCGCGAGCACCGAAGCCGCGCCCGAGAACGACTGGGCGCCGAGCTGCCGCGTCAGGCTGCCGATCTGCAGGGCGATGACCGCACCGAAGGGGATGGAGACCAGCGCCGTGGGCAGGATCGTGACGCTCGCGATGAACCAGGCCTGCTGGATGAACTCGCGTACCTGGAACGGGCGCCTGGGCAGGGTCCGTACGACATCCAGGCCCATCGCGAACAGACTGCCCGTATGCCTGAGGGCTCCGGTGGGGGACAGGCTCATGCGCCGGCCTCCTTCACGCGCACCGCGGCCCGCACCTGCCGCAGCGCCTCCCGTTCGGCGATGGCCTCCCAGCGAGGCGGCCGGGCTATCCCCGCGGTGGGCAGCAGACGCGGAGTCAGCTCCGGTATGCCCGGCGGAGCGGCATCCCCGCCCGCGCCGAGCTGCGCGAGCTCCTGCTCGACCTGGGCCGCGTCCTTCTCCTCCGCCATCCCGATCGGACCCTGCATACGACCGTTGAGGAACTGCCGTACGACCGGCTCATCACTGGTCAGCAGCTTTTCCCGGGGGCCGAACATCACCAGCTCACGCCGGAACAGGAGCCCGATGTTGTCCGGAATCTGCCGCGCCGACGCGATGTCGTGGGTGACGATCAGAAAGGTCGCGTCGATCTGCGCGTTGAGGTCGACGATCAGCTGGTTGAGATAGGCCACCCGCACCGGGTCGAGCCCCGAGTCCGGCTCGTCGAAAAGGATGATCTCCGGATCGAGTACGAGGGCGCGTGCGAGACCGGCCCGTTTGCGCATACCGCCGGATATCTCGCCGGGCAGCTTCTCCTCGGCGCCGATCAGTCCGACCATGTCCATCTTCTCGAGCACGATCCGTCTGATCTCGCTCTCCGGCTTGCGGGTGTGCTCACGCAGCGGGAAGGCGATGTTGTCGTAGAGATTCATCGAGCCGAACAGCGCACCGTCCTGGAACAGCACGCCGAACAGCTTCCGCACCTCGTACAGGTCGTGCTCGCGCAGGGCGGTGATGTCCGTGCCCGCGATCCGGATCGACCCGCGTTCGGGCCGCAGCAGCCCGACGAGCGTCTTCAGGAACACCGATTTGCCCGTACCCGAGGGGCCGAGCATCACCGAGATTTCTCCGGCGGGCAGCGTCAGTGAAACGTCCTGCCAGATGACCTGGTGGCCGAAGGACTTGGTCAGCCCCTCCACACAGATCTCGACACCCATCCGGTTCACCCTTCAGCCGTGGAGCGGTCCGACATCTGCTCTACGGGGAGGGCGGGCCCGTCCGTCGCGACGAGGCGAGGATTTTTTTACGGGCCGGGAATCAGGGCGGAATCAGGGTGGAACATGGGATGTACGCCTGTGTGCTAGCGGTTCGGGAGCACCGGCGCCACGGACGTGTTCGCCTCCGGCACCTTGGTGGGGAGCGGCTGCGACGGCACGTCCGACGCCGCGGGCAGGTCGGGCACGTCCGGTACGGCGGGCAGGTCCGGTGCGGACGTGAGGTCGGGCACGGCGGTCAGGTCCGGGACAGGGACCGCCGGCACGGCTGATACATCTGGAATGTTCGGTATGCCGGGCGTGGGCAGTGGCAGTTCCGGCAGCGCGGGCAGCGGGGGCACGGTGAGCCCGGGGGCGCTGTACTGCTGCGTCCCGGCCGCGCTCTGCCCGGCATTCGAGCTGCCGGGGGACGGTGCCGCGCCACTCGCCGTCGGCGACTGCACGTCAGCGAACTCCGAGACTGCGGGGACCGCCGGACGCGACCGTTGCGGCCCGTCCGCGTCGTGGACGTACGGCAGGATCAGACCCGCGACCGCCAGCGTCGCCGCGGTCGAGGCCAAAGCCACCACCTGGGCATGGCTGCCCTGCGTGCGGCCGCGCCCGATCAGCCACAGCCCCAGAGCGAGCGTGGCGGCCAGCGAATTGCGCAGCGTCCGGCGGGCCCGCGCCAGCAGTGACTCGACCGTCCGGTAGCTCAGACCCATCTTTGTGGCGACCTGGCCGACGTCCAGATCCTCGGCCTTGAGCCACAGGGCCTCGGCCTGGCGGGCAGGGAGCTCCCCGCTCCGGCGCGCCAGCCATCTCGCCTCGGCCTGGTCGCAGACCGCCTCCTCCACCGGCACCGGGGCGGGTGCGAGCAGCCTGGGGCTGCTGCGCACCTCGGTCTCACGGTTGACCTGCCGGTAGCGGTCCACGCACAGCCGCATCGTCACCGTAGTCAGCCAGGCACCCAGCCGTTCCTCGTCCAGATGAGGGTTCTCGGCAGCACGCAGCATCGCCTCGTGCACGGCGTCCTCGGCGTCCTCCACGCTCATGGACCTGCGGCGGGCCACCTTGAGCAGTTGCTCGCGGTGGGCCCACGCGCGCTGCCACCGCTCGTGAGCCGCTTGCGTGTCCGTCGTCATGAGGGCCCCTTCGCTCTCACCCCGGCCGGACACGGTGCTTGCCCGGCGCGGGGGAGATTACCGTCCGGTAGCGGGGGTTGTGGAGGGGGAGGCGCGCATCGATTCCGTTCCGTTGCTGGTCAACGCATCCACGCCGGGCAGCCCCGCAATGGGGCTCGGGACCGGAAGCAGCGGCGCTTCCGGCTCCGGGCCGCCGCCCGCACTCCTGGAAGGCGAGGGCGAATTCGAGGGCGTGGGGGAGGACTTGGCCCCGCTGTCCCGGTCGCCGGGGCGGGCAGGAACGGCGGACCGGACCGGCTGCCGAGGCGTGTCCGACGGCTTCGGCTCCGGACGGCCGGCCGGTGCGGAGCCGTTGTCCGGCACGACCCGGTGACCTTCGAGGTAGTAGGTGAGCCACGCTCTGACCGTGCGCAGATACGCGGTGGAGTGGTTGTAGCCGAGGACCGCGCGGTCCAGGTCAGCCGCATCGGACAGATTCCGCCCGCCCGCGCACAGATAGCGCCCCGCCGCGAGGGACGCGTCGTAGATGTTGCCCGGATCGCGGTGTCCGTCGCCGTTGCCGTCGGAGCCCCAGAAGGCCCAGGTCGACGGGATGAACTGCATGGGACCGACGGCACGGTCGTACGCGGTGTCCCCGTCGTACACCCCGCCGTCGGTGTCCTTGATGGCGGCGAACCCGTTGCCGTCCAGCCTCGGGCCGAGGATCGGGCTGAGTGTGGTGCCGTCCGCGGTCACCCGGCCACCGCGTGCCTGCCCGGATTCGACCTGGCCGATCGCGGCAAGCAGCTGCCAGCGCAGCCGGCAACCGGGCCTGCTGTCCGCGAGCTCCTCCTCGGCCTGCCGGTACGCGGCCAGTACGGTGGCCGGCAGCGGGCCGCCGGCCGGTGCGCCGGAGCTCTCCGCACTTTCGGTGCCGCCTGCGGCGCCGCGCGTACGCAGCGGCGGAAGCTGGGTCCGGTACGGGGTGTCGCCGGAGACACTCGGCCCCGACGAGGCCGGGTGGATCTTCACCGGGGCCGAGGCGTGTGCCGCCGGTCCCGGGGCCTGTGAGGCGGTCAGTGCCGCCATGGCCGCCGTAACGACAACTGTCGTCCTGACACCTCTGTGCTTGCGCCCTGTCATGATGCAGACCCCTCCCAGTGCCGCTGCAGCGCGGCGTTCCTTCACCTGCTCTACGCGGCACGGGCGCAGGTCCGTCGCACGGAGCCGGACCTTTCCAGGAGTATTTCCGGAGCTTTTCCGTGCCGGGAGGGCCGACGACGGCGCGGGAGCGCGCGGCTAACGTGGGGGCATGGTGCGACTGAGAGTGGAGTTCACGACCGAGCCGTTCGACCTGGACGAGCCGCCGGCGCACGCCCTGGCCGTCCGCGAGGTCGTCCAGGGCGCGGACCTGGACAAGGTGGACGTCGGCCCGTTCGGCAATACGGCCGAAGGCGGCGCCGACGAGGTGCTGAGCGCGGTCGACGCGCTGCTGCGCACGGCCCTGGACGCCGGGGCCACCCGGGTCTCGCTGCAGGTCAATGTGGTGGAGGGCGAGGAATGACCGGGCCCGCCGACCACGCACTCGCGCAGGCGGTCAAGCCGCTGGTGGACGCCATGGGCGGAGAGCTGCTCGCACCCGGTGAAGCCCGCGAGGACGACGTCGTACTCAGCTGGGAGGGTGAGGAGGTTTTCGCCGTGCGCCTTCCCCAGCTCGCGGACTCCCTCGACCACATCCTGGCCGCGATGGAGCGCAGACACGGCATGCCGCTGTCCGAGCTGGACCGCAAGACCAAACAGCAGGTTGTACGGACCCTGGAAGCGCGCGGCGCGTTCACCGTACGACACGGTGTGGAGACGGTGGCGGCGGCCCTGGGGGTCAGCCGCTTCACCGTCTACAACTACATCAATTACGCCGACGAGCAGCGGGCCAAGGCGCGTGCGGGCGACGAGCAGTCACGGCAGGACGACTGACGTAGCGCAGCGCGACTCAGCTGCGAAACGACCCCTCCCGGAGTGCGGCGCGGGTGCCGGGGGCCTGTCACCCAGAATCAGCAGCCCCGCGCCGCGGGAGCCGCCCTCAGTGAGCGCGGTTCACCAGGGGGGCGGGCTCACTGAGCCCCGCTCACGCGATCGCACGCGAGTAAGCTGCTTGTCCACAACGCCGTGAACAGGGAAAACGCCGCGAAGAAGGACTGAGGACGCACCGGCGCGTCCCGCCGTCCGGATGTCCGGACGGCAGCTTCTGCGTTGCCGAGTTTTCAACAAAGTGTTGACGTTGCGTTGCCGGAGGGCGTTAGCTGTCCGCAGCCCGTCCAACGCACAGCGGAAAACAGCCACGGAGGCTCCCGTGACTTCGAGTCCACAGCGCTTGTCGGGGGCGGCCCCCGAACCCCCGGCGGGTCTCACCCGGTTCAACACCTCGCAGGACAGCGCGGCCCTGGCCGCACTGCACGAGGTGTGCGCCAGTTCGGCGTGGGGGAGCAAGCTGCTCGCCCGGCGTCCGTACGCCACTGTGGAGACTCTCTTCGACGCCAGTGACGCCGCCATGGCCGAGCTGACCGCAGAGGATCTGGCCGAGGCGATGGCGGGGCATCCGCCGATCGGCCGGCCGAAGCCCGGGGACCCGACCTCCTCCCTCGAGCAGCGCGGGATGGCAGGCGCCTCCGAGGAACTCAAGGCCGAAATGCTCGAGCGGAACCTGGCCTACCAGGACAGGTTCGGTCATGTCTTTCTGATCTGCGCCACCGGCGCGACCGGTGAGCAGATGCTCGAGGCGCTCAAGGCCCGGATCGGCAACTCGCCCGAGCAGGAGCGGGAAATTATCCGCACCGAGCTGGGCAAGATCAACCGTATCCGGCTGACCCGCCTCGCCGAAGAAGGAGAATGACGTCTTGAGCACGGAGACCACCGCGTCGGTGTCCACGCACATCCTGGACACCAGCATCGGACGCCCCGCCGAGGGTGTCGCCATCTCGCTCGCGGCCCGCGGCGGCTTCGACGCGGAGTGGGTCGCGCTCGGCGGCTCGAAGACCGATGCGGACGGGCGCTGCAAGGACCTGCCGGCGCTGCCGGAAGGAACGACCCATGTACGTCTCGACTTCGAGACCGAGGCGTACTTCTCAGACAAGCACGGTGCCAACCAGCAAGCCGAGGCGCAGCAGGACGCCCCCCGCGTAAGGGACAGCGGTGCGTTCTTCCCGGAGGTGGCGATCACGTTCGCCGTCACGCCGGGCGAGCACTACCACGTACCGCTGCTGCTCAACCCGTTCGGCTACTCCGTTTACCGAGGGAGCTAGCAGACATGCCCACGATTCTCGGCCAGAACCAGTACGGCAAAGCAGAGAACCGCGTCGTCAGGATCACGCGGGACGGCGACACCCACCACATCAAGGACCTGAACGTCTCCGTCGCTCTCTCCGGCGACATGGACGACGTCCACCACTCCGGCTCCAACGCCAACGTCCTGCCGACGGACACCACCAAGAACACGGTGTACGCGTTCGCCAAGGAGCACGGCATCGAGTCGGCCGAGCAGTTCGGCATCCACCTGGCCCGTCACTTCGTGACCAGCCAGGAGCCGATCCGCCGGGCACGCATCCGCATCGAGGAGTACTCCTGGGAGCGGATCGCCACCTCCGACGCCAACTCCAAGTTCATCGGCTCGGACGAGGTCAAGCACTCCTTCGTCCGCAAGGGCCAGGAGCTGCGCACCACCCAGATCACCTTCGACGGTGAGAGCTGGGAGATCATCTCCGGTCTCAAGGACCTCACGGTCATGAACTCCACCGGCTCGGAGTTCTGGGGCTACGTCAAGGACAAGTACACAACGCTCAAGGAGGCGTACGACCGCATCCTGTGCACCGATGTCTCCGCCGCCTGGCGCTACAACTGGACCAGCGACGAAGACCGGATGCCCAACTGGGAGAAGTCGTACGAGCAGGCCAGGAAGCACATCCTGCAGGCCTTCGCCGAGACGTACTCCCTCTCGCTCCAGCAGACCCTGTACCAAATGGGTTCGCGGGTCATCAACAGCCGCAGCGAGATCGACGAGATCCGCTTCTCCCTGCCGAACAACCACCACTTCCTGGTCGACCTGGAGCCCTTCGGGCTCAAGAACGACAATGAGGTCTACTTCGCGGCCGACCGCCCGTACGGCCTGATCGAGGCCACCGTCCTGCGGGACGGCATCGAGCCGCGGATCCCGGTCGACATGACCAATCTGTAGCTCTGCTCCACCCCCGACGTGTGCGCCGGCGTCAGTCCCAGGGGGAGAGCGGGGGCATCTGCGCAACAACTTCAGCCCCGGACCCGGTCGTCACCCCGCTCGCCCCCGGGTCCGTTCAATCAACTGGGAAGAACGAGGACCCGCCATGGCGGCTTCGCGCATCGTCATCGAGAACTGTTCCGTCGCGACCGTGGACGCGAACGACACCGAGTACGCCTCCGGCTACATCGTCGTATCGGACAACCGGATCGAGTCGGTCGGAGCGGGCAAAGCCCCCGCCGGCCTGGAGAACGTGGTCCGCCGCATCGACGGCACCGGCCATCTCGCCACCCCCGGCCTGATCAACACGCACCACCACTTCTACCAGTGGATCACCCGAGGTCTGGCCACCGACCACAACCTCTTCAACTGGCTGGTCGCGCTCTACCCGACGTG
This portion of the Streptomyces sp. NBC_01750 genome encodes:
- a CDS encoding MCE family protein — protein: MRIPGLVPTRGARLRLYGIVFIAVIALLLSLSVAVYQQAFTSVVRITLEADTLGNQLDPRADVKLRGLLVGEVREVRADGEKATLDIALKPEHVSRIPADVRARLLPKTLFGEKFVDLTPPRGSFARHIRAGDVITQDRTKAGMEVQQLLNDLLPLLRTVRPADLNATLSAFSTALEGRGDRIGANLTRLERYLKKLNPHMPSLKEDISRFADVAEVYGDAAPDLMRVLRNSVTTSRTLVERQDQLASALTATATTAGTADAFLDENGDRLITLGRVSRPTLALFARYAPEYPCLLDGLVKQEAASEKAFRGGEMRITLEFVRPRSAYRPGEEPRYAERSGPDCRGLPHPQVPAPDVKLNDGTSGTHSGGALPGGANVSATEAEQRAIGSLVAPVMGVPADRVPAVATLLFGPMARGTAVSVA
- a CDS encoding MCE family protein produces the protein MIPFRERNPVVIGAVGVSTLALLAAAAFNADSLPVIGNGDTYSAAFSEAGGLKPGDEVRIAGVKVGKVDEVDLDGDHVKVTFRVKGDPEFGTRTGAAIRIKTILGSKYLALQPKGTGQLRPGSEIPLNRTVPAYDVVAAFSELTTTTEKVDTARLATALDTISTTFEDSPSEVRASIKGLSKISRTVASRDEALRELLDHANGVTGVLSDRSGDLGVLIKDGDKLFKEISRRREAIHTLLKSSAALGIQLSGLVADNRKEIGPALKGLNSVVTMLERNQASLDRSVKLLAPYVRVFTNTLGNGRWFDSYIQNLVAPTPVAPRTGGSQ
- a CDS encoding MlaE family ABC transporter permease; its protein translation is MALISRFVGLPLRSLEELGTQLSFYGRSLAWTGRTLRRYKKEILRLLAEVSFGRGALAVVGGTVGVIAFLSFFTGTEVGLQGYAALNQLGTSNFVAFLSAYFNTREIAPLVAGLALSATVGAGFTAQLGAMRISEETDALEVMGVPSLPFLVTTRMIAGFVAVIPLYVIGLLSSYFAARTITTGYYGQSAGTYDHYFQQYLPPVDVLWSFGKVIVFAVVIILVHCYYGYYASGGPAGVGVAVGRAVRTSIVAINLLDFFLSLAIWGANTTVRIAG
- a CDS encoding MCE family protein, encoding MALVVALALVAGTALVLWPRTSPVRVTAYFPRTVGIYPGSDVRVLGVRIGEVKKITPQGKRVRVELEYESGRRIPADAQAAIINSSVVSDRYVQLLPVYRKGPAMRDGAVIPESRTAVPVELDRIFDSLHTTAEAFGPRGANADGSLSRLLGVSADNLQGQGQQLNQTVEDLSLAVTTLSDGRKDLFGTIRNLQVFTAALASDDTSVRSFNDSLAKVADQLAGERKDLAAALRHLGPALADVADFVKKNKKALTADVKGLSKVTKVLVTQRAALAELMEVTPTGLSNLQNAYNPSSGTLDTRNNPDTPQDPAALLCSLLKTTGDAGGKNPDCGELTKLFESLPKLPSAKPVSGTGSVDRTLGGILEARA
- a CDS encoding ABC transporter ATP-binding protein — translated: MGVEICVEGLTKSFGHQVIWQDVSLTLPAGEISVMLGPSGTGKSVFLKTLVGLLRPERGSIRIAGTDITALREHDLYEVRKLFGVLFQDGALFGSMNLYDNIAFPLREHTRKPESEIRRIVLEKMDMVGLIGAEEKLPGEISGGMRKRAGLARALVLDPEIILFDEPDSGLDPVRVAYLNQLIVDLNAQIDATFLIVTHDIASARQIPDNIGLLFRRELVMFGPREKLLTSDEPVVRQFLNGRMQGPIGMAEEKDAAQVEQELAQLGAGGDAAPPGIPELTPRLLPTAGIARPPRWEAIAEREALRQVRAAVRVKEAGA
- a CDS encoding MlaD family protein, which produces MKVSRATETAAPLVKFILFAVVTVLATTLLAATIVNISFAPEHTYRAVFSDVTSLEEGDDIRVAGVRVGEVQQVAIKDRTLAEVTFSVTDDRPLLTTTGAVIRYRSLVGQRYIALTEGAGSGTRLKPGGRIPLSRTQPALDLNALLGGFKPLFAALSPKDVNQLATEIIKTLQGEGGTVNSLLAHTASLTSTLAGRDKLIGSVIDNLNEVLKTVDKRGARFSALLKQLQRVISGLSADRKPIGESLVNIGALTDATSGLLEDARPPLRDDIAGLRDLTGTLNDNEKTVEGVLKRLPSKLNKLTGTASYGSWFNFYLCDFDGRIVLPKTRQVVTPELHVARARCA
- a CDS encoding MlaE family ABC transporter permease, which produces MSLSPTGALRHTGSLFAMGLDVVRTLPRRPFQVREFIQQAWFIASVTILPTALVSIPFGAVIALQIGSLTRQLGAQSFSGAASVLAVLREASPIVTALLIAGAGGTAICADLGARKIREEIDAMQVLGIDPIHRLVVPRVLATMVVAVLLNGLVSVVGVAGGYFFNVILQNGTPGAYLASFTTLAQLSDLWAAELKALVFGAIAAIVASYKGLTAKGGPKGVGDAVNQSVVITFMLLFVTNFVMTAVYFQIVPQRG